GAAATCAGGCAAAATGGTAGAACGACGTGACCAAGTTTTAATTGGGCGTTTGTCGTTGCTTGCACGAGCAGCATCTACTTTTTTCAGCAAATGCAGGTCTACATATGGGCCTTTTTTTAATGAACGAGCCATACTAATTAACCTTTATTTGAGTAACGACGACGAACAATCATGTTATCCGTGCGTTTATTATTACGAGTGCGGTAGCCCTTAGCAGGAGTACCCCATGGGCTAACCGGTTCGCGAGCCTCACCAGTACGGCCTTCACCACCACCATGTGGGTGATCAACAGGGTTCATTACAACACCACGAACGGTCGGACGAATACCACGCCAGCGGTTAGCACCAGCTTTACCGATTTTTTTCAGGCTTTGTTCTTCGTTACCAACTTCACCGATAGTTGCACGGCAATTCACGCTAATTTTGCGCACTTCACCAGAACGCAAACGAACTTGTGCGTAAGCGCCTTCTTTTGCAAGCAATACCGCAGAAGCACCAGCAGAACGTGCAATTTGCGCACCTTTACCAGGTTTCATTTCGATACAGTGAATAGTTGTACCAACAGGAATATTGCGGATCGGCAGAGTGTTACCTACTTTGATAGCAGCTTCAGCACCGGAAACCAATACTGCACCGGCTTGAATACCACGAGGAGCAATGATGTAGCGACGCTCACCATCTGCATAGCACAACAATGCGATAAATGCAGTACGGTTAGGGTCATATTCGATACGCTCTACTTTTGCAGGGATACCGTCTTTGTTACGTTTAAAATCTACTACGCGGTAATGATGTTTATGACCACCGCCTTTATGACGGGTAGTGATATGACCATTGTTGTTACGACCGGCAGTAGAATTTTTCTTTTCCAGCAGAGGTGCATAAGGTGCACCTTTGTGCAAACCTTCTGTTACCACGCGAACCATGCCGCGACGGCCTGCAGAGGTCGGCTTCATTTTAACGATTGCCATTTTGTTTATTCCTTATCTGCAGCTGCAGCAGCGGCTTCCAAATCCAACTCTTGACCGGCAGCCAAGCTTACATAAGCCTTTTTAACATCGCTGCGACGACCTAAAGTGCGACCAAAACGTTTAACTTTACCTTTAATGGTAACAGTAGTAACGTCTGCAACTTGAACGCCGAACAGCAGCTCAACAGCCGCTTTAATTTCAGGTTTGGTTGCATTTGCCAAAACTTTAAACGTCATTTGGTTACGTTTTTCAGCCAATACGTTGCTTTTTTCAGAAACGATAGGTGCCAAGATTACTTGAGTCAAACGTTGTTGATTCATACCCATTGCTCCTCTAATTGTGCAACTGCATCTTTAGTGATAACGACTTTTTTGTAACGCAGCAAGCTGTAAGGATCAACTTGTTGAGCTTCCAAAACCAATACGTTAGGCAAGTTGCGTGAAGCCAAGTAAACATTCTCGTCGAGCTGTTTAGTTACAAACAGCACTTGCTCCAAACCCAAGTTTTTCACTTGTTCGGCAAAAACTTTGGTTTTAGGAGTTTCAGCAGTCAATGCTTCGATTGCAAACAAACGTTCGTCACGAGCCAATTGGGACAAAATAGTCGCCATACCGGCACGGTACATTTTACGGTTCACTTTTTGAGTAAAGTTTTCGTCAGGTTTGTTTGGGAATGCACGACCACCTTTACGCCACAGCGGAGAAGAAGTCATACCGGAGCGAGCACGACCGGTACCTTTTTGGCGCCATGGTTTTTTAGTAGAGTGGTTTACTTCGGCACGAGTTTTTTGAGCACGATTACCAGAACGGGCATTTGCCAAGTAAGCAGTAACCAGTTGGTGAACCAGAGCTTCATTGTATTCACGAGCAAACAAAGCATCAGAAACAGCCAAGCTGCCAGATACTTGTCCTTTAGCGTCAATTACTTTCAATTCCATTACGCACCTACTTTCACGCTAGGACGAACCACGACGTCACTGTTAACCGAACCCGGAACAGCACCTTTAACCAACAAGAGTTGGCGTTCAGCATCAACACGCACAACTTCCAATTTTTGAACAGTTGCTTTAGTGTTGCCGTATTGACCTGCCATACGCTTACCAGGGAACACGCGGCCAGGGTCTTGTGCCATACCGATAGAACCAGGAACACGGTGGGAACGGGAGTTACCGTGGGAAGTACGTTGAGCACCGAAGTTATGACGTTTGATCGTACCAGAGAAACCTTTACCTTTAGAGGTACCGGTTACATCTACCAATTGACCAACTTCAAACATAGAAACGGTAATTTCATCACCGGCTTTCAATTCAGCCAGTTTTTCTTCAGTCAAAGCAAACTCAACCAAACCGCGACCAGCTTCAACACCTGCTTTAGCAAAGTGACCGGCTTCAGTTTTGTTGACACGATTAGCTTTTTTCTGACCAAAGGTAACTTGTACAGCAGTGTAGCCGTCAGTATCTTTGGATTTCACTTGTGTAACGCGGTTGGCAGACATATCCAAAACAGTTACCGGAACAGAAACACCCTGTTCGTCGAACACGCGAGTCATACCAACTTTGCGTCCAACCAGACCTAAAGTCATGATTATTTTCCTTTTAAGTAAAGGGGCGGGCTACGATTGGCCTGCCTTT
This DNA window, taken from Neisseria subflava, encodes the following:
- the rplB gene encoding 50S ribosomal protein L2 — translated: MAIVKMKPTSAGRRGMVRVVTEGLHKGAPYAPLLEKKNSTAGRNNNGHITTRHKGGGHKHHYRVVDFKRNKDGIPAKVERIEYDPNRTAFIALLCYADGERRYIIAPRGIQAGAVLVSGAEAAIKVGNTLPIRNIPVGTTIHCIEMKPGKGAQIARSAGASAVLLAKEGAYAQVRLRSGEVRKISVNCRATIGEVGNEEQSLKKIGKAGANRWRGIRPTVRGVVMNPVDHPHGGGEGRTGEAREPVSPWGTPAKGYRTRNNKRTDNMIVRRRYSNKG
- the rplW gene encoding 50S ribosomal protein L23; protein product: MNQQRLTQVILAPIVSEKSNVLAEKRNQMTFKVLANATKPEIKAAVELLFGVQVADVTTVTIKGKVKRFGRTLGRRSDVKKAYVSLAAGQELDLEAAAAAADKE
- the rplD gene encoding 50S ribosomal protein L4 produces the protein MELKVIDAKGQVSGSLAVSDALFAREYNEALVHQLVTAYLANARSGNRAQKTRAEVNHSTKKPWRQKGTGRARSGMTSSPLWRKGGRAFPNKPDENFTQKVNRKMYRAGMATILSQLARDERLFAIEALTAETPKTKVFAEQVKNLGLEQVLFVTKQLDENVYLASRNLPNVLVLEAQQVDPYSLLRYKKVVITKDAVAQLEEQWV
- the rplC gene encoding 50S ribosomal protein L3, coding for MTLGLVGRKVGMTRVFDEQGVSVPVTVLDMSANRVTQVKSKDTDGYTAVQVTFGQKKANRVNKTEAGHFAKAGVEAGRGLVEFALTEEKLAELKAGDEITVSMFEVGQLVDVTGTSKGKGFSGTIKRHNFGAQRTSHGNSRSHRVPGSIGMAQDPGRVFPGKRMAGQYGNTKATVQKLEVVRVDAERQLLLVKGAVPGSVNSDVVVRPSVKVGA